The Rhizobium sp. WSM4643 genome contains the following window.
GAAGACGACGGTGACCGGCGTTGAAATGTTCCGCAAGCTGCTCGACCAGGGCCAGGCTGGCGACAACATCGGTGCGCTGATCCGCGGCGTCACCCGTGACGGCGTTGAGCGTGGCCAGATTCTGTGCAAGCCGGGTTCGGTCAAGCCGCACAAGAAGTTCATGGCTGAAGCCTACATCCTGACGAAGGAAGAGGGTGGCCGTCATACGCCGTTCTTCACCAACTACCGTCCGCAGTTCTACTTCCGCACGACCGATGTGACCGGCATCGTGACGCTGCCGGAAGGCACCGAGATGGTGATGCCGGGCGACAACGTCACGGTATCGGTCGAACTGATCGTTCCGATCGCGATGGAAGAAAAGCTGCGCTTCGCTATCCGCGAAGGCGGCCGCACCGTCGGCGCCGGTATCGTCGCCTCGATCGTCGAGTAACTTTCGAGTTATCCGCAATTATGAAGACCCCGCTGGAAACAGCGGGGTTTTTGATTTTCATGGCTTCTTGTAGGTTTAACAGGTGTTGTAAAAATATCGTTAAATATGCCTGTCACAGTATTTTGTTCATCTCACGTTCAGAAACCGGTTTGTGATTGGACCATTTTAGTCCAGACTCCTCCTTGCAAAGAGGAGAGCCCGGATGATTCCCAAGGCCACATTCGCTGCGACGATATTCGCGATGTATGTTTTTACGATGTTTTTCATCGCTGCAATTCCGCAAGAGGTTGTTCAGTCAGCCGGAGTGCAGATCGATGAGGTAAGTGTCGTCAAGTAACGACCCTTACAGGCCATCGCAGGGTTCTGCGGTGACCGGAAATGATTGGCCAGGTGCTCCCGGATAGGATGCTCCTGGCGACGCGGGGGTGAACCCCTGCCGGACGCTCGCTTGCTCTTCGCGCGGAAGCGTCTATCTATGCCTCCGATTTCATGACGCGGAGGATATTCCATGAAGAGACGTATTCTGTTCACGGGCGGTTCGGGCAAGGCAGGTCGCCATGCTGTGCCATGGCTCGTCAAATCAGGTTACGAGGTTCACAACCTCGATCTCGTGCCGCTGGATAGCCCCGGCGTCACCAATCTCATCGCCGACATCACCGATAGCGGTCAGGTCTTCAACGCGCTTTCGATGCATCGCGATTTTCCCGATCTCGACGCGGGCAGGGGCGTGCAGCCCTTCGACGCCGTCGTGCATTTCGCCGCCATCCCGCGCATCCTGATCAAGCCCGACAACGAAACCTTCCGCATCAACACGATGGGCACCTATAATGTCATCGAGGCGGCGGTGAAGCTCGGCATCCGGAAGATTATCGTGGCATCGAGCGAGACGACTTATGGAGTCTGCTTTGCCGAAGGCCATCGCGATTTCCACCAGTTCCCGCTGGAGGAGGACTACGACGTCAATCCGATGGATTCCTACGGCCTTTCGAAGGTGGTCAACGAAAAGACGGCGCGCGCCTTTGCCGAGCGTTCGGGCTTCGACATCTATGCGCTGCGCATCGGCAACGTCATCGAGCCTGACGAATACGAGAAGTTCCCGACCTATTTCGCCCATCCCGAGATGCGCAAGCGTATCGCCTGGAGCTATATCGACGCCCGCGACCTCGGGCAGATCTGCCATCTTTGCGTCGAGAAGGACGGTCTCGGCTACCAGGTGTTCAATGCCGCCAACGACACCGTCTCGGCCAATACGCCATCGAAGGAGCTCGCAAAGCGATTCTTCCCGAACGTGCCCTTCACCCGCGAGATCGGCGAATATGAGGGCCTGCTCTCCAACCGCAAGATCCGCGAGGTGCTTGGCTTTAAGGAAGAGCACGATTGGCGGAAATATGTGAAGGTCTGAACCGACCTTGGTCGCCGATTGAAAAGCCGATCGTTCGCATATCAGGAGAATGGCTTTGAAAATCGAAAATCGTGCTTGCCAATCCCTTGTCGCCGTCTTAAAGGGAGCGCCATGCTTTTCAGCAGCGATTTGCGGGCCTTGGCTCAGGCGCTGAATGATCGGTATGAAGGGGTATAGCTCAGTTGGTAGAGCGGCGGTCTCCAAAACCGCAGGTCGTAGGTTCGAGCCCTACTGCCCCTGCCATTTTCCTGGATGCGGGACAGCGCGCACATGCTCGCGGCATTTCCGGCCGGGGATCGATTGGTGGTAAGTAATTTCGTTAAACTTCGGTTTCCCTCTTGTGTATTCGGAAATCGGTGTTTATTTAGGGTTCAACAGACACGCGGTGCGTGGGGCTGATAGTTTCAGCTTTACGCGCCGTAATTGCGTGGGCAGTCGATGGCATCCAAATCCAATCCGTTTGCGTTTCTGCAGCAGGTTCGCTCCGAGACGTCGAAAGTTACATGGCCGTCGCGCCGCGAGACCATGATCTCGACGGTCATGGTGCTGGTGATGGTGGTTTTCGCCGCGCTGTTTTTCTTTGCCGCTGACCAGCTGATCGGCTGGGCTCTGAGCTTCGTGCTGAATACCGGCAACTGATACGGGTGGAGATGAAAATGGCGGCACGTTGGTACATCGTCCACGCATATTCCAATTTTGAAAAGAAGGTGGCTGAAGACATCGAGAACAAGGCTCGCCAGAAAGGGCTTGAGCACCTGTTCGAGAAGATCCTCGTGCCGACCGAAAAGGTGGTGGAAGTGCGTCGCGGCCGCAAGGTCGATTCCGAGCGCAAGTTTTTCCCGGGCTACGTCATGGTTCGTGCCAATCTGACGGACGAAGCCTACCATCTGATCAAGAATACGCCGAAGGTCACAGGTTTCCTCGGCTCCGACAATAAGCCCGTTCCGATTCCGGATTATGAAGCCGAGCGCATTCTCGGCCAGGTCCAGGAAGGTGTCGAGCGGCCGAAGGCCTCCATTACCTTCGAGATCGGCGAGCAGGTCCGCGTTTCCGACGGCCCGTTCGCTTCGTTCAACGGCACGGTTCAGGATGTGGACGAAGAGCGTTCGCGCCTGAAGGTGGAAGTGTCGATCTTCGGCCGAGCGACGCCAGTCGAGCTGGAATACGCTCAGGTCGAGAAGGTCTGATTGCAGAAATTGGAGGCTGGCTCTTGCGGCCTGTTTCCTGCGGACGTTGTCCGCACCCGCGTGGAAGGTGAGGGGTCTTAGCCGGACCCTAATGATCCGCACCACGCAACCGCAGCCGCCGGAGAGATCCGGCATCACGGGCCGGGCGACCGGCCGTTCATGAAAGGCAGAGAGATATGGCTAAGAAAGTTGCAGGCCAGCTCAAGCTTCAGGTCAAGGCAGGATCGGCAAACCCGTCCCCGCCGATTGGTCCGGCGCTTGGTCAGCGTGGCATTAACATCATGGAATTCTGCAAGGCGTTCAATGCCGCCACGCAGGAAATGGAAAAGGGCATGCCGATCCCGGTCGTCATCACCTATTACCAGGACAAGTCCTTCACATTCGCGATGAAGCAGCCGCCGGTCAGCTACTGGCTGAAGAAGGAAGCGAAGATCACATCCGGTTCCAAGACGCCCGGCAAGGGCGCCAAGGCCGGCTCCCTCACCAAGGCTCAGATCAAGTCGATCGCAGAAGCCAAGATGAAGGATCTGAACGCAGCGGATATCGAAGGTGCAATGGCGATGATCGAGGGCTCCGCCCGCGCCATGGGCCTGGAAGTGGTGGGTTAAGATCATGGCTGGTAAGCGCACGCAGAAGATCAACGAAGGTGTTGATCCCACCAAGCTCTACGCTCTCACCCTGGCCATTGGTATGGTCAAGGAACGGGCTGTCGCCAAGTTCGACGAAACCATCGAAGTCTCGATGAACCTCGGCGTCGACCCGCGCCATGCGGACCAGATGGTTCGCGGCGTCGTCAACCTGCCGAATGGCACGGGCCGTACGGTTCGCGTTGCCGTCTTCGCTCGTGGCGCCAAGGCTGACGAAGCCAAGGCCGCTGGTGCCGATATCGTTGGTGCCGAAGACCTCGTCGAAATCGTCCAGGGCGGCAAGATCGAATTCGATCGCTGCATTGCCACCCCCGATATGATGCCGCTCGTCGGCCGTCTTGGTAAGGTTCTTGGCCCCCGCGGCATGATGCCGAACCCGAAGGTCGGCACCGTTACGATGGATGTCGCTGGTGCCGTCAAGGCTTCCAAGGGCGGCGCTGTCGAGTTCCGCGTCGAGAAGGCTGGCATCGTCCACGCCGGTATCGGCAAGGCCTCGTTCGAAGCCAAGGCTCTGGAAGAAAACATCCGCGCCTTTGCTGACGCCGTCATCAAGGCGAAGCCGGCTGGCGCCAAGGGCAACTACGTCAAGCGCGTGGCGATTTCGTCGACCATGGGCCCGGGCGTCAAGATCGAGCCCGGCTCCGTCACCGGAGCGCCGACCGCATAAGTTTATGCCGGGCTTTAAGTCCGGCGACTGAATTTCCGGCCTCGCAAGGGGCCGGAATATTCCGGAGAAATCCGGAATCCTGTCCGAGATTGCAGGTGGTTTTCCCTTAATCACTTAGCCTGCATGAGACGGGTAAGACCCGAATTGCAAGAAGTTCGCTTCTAGGAACTCGGTTCGAGCCTTGGATGCCTTGTGCCTCTTTAGCCTTGATTGGCGCGAGAGCGCGGGGGGACAGGATCCTCAAGCGTCGCTTGGGATCTCGCTTGATCCCAGGAGGCAAAAGGCAACCGGCGGGCCCATTTTCGGTCCCGCCAACTGGAGATAGGCAGTGGAAAGAGCGGAAAAACGCGAATTCGTCACGGAACTGAACGAAGTCTTCAAGGCTTCGGGCTCAGTTGTCGTGGCCCACTATGCTGGTGCCACAGTCGCGCAGATGAACGATTTTCGTTCGAAGATGCGCGCAGCTGGCGGCACCGTCAAAGTCGCGAAGAACCGCCTGGCCAAGATTGCCCTTCAGGGTACGGAAGCGGAAGGGATGTCCAATCTCTTCAAGGGTCAGACGCTGATTGCATACAGCACCGATCCGATCACCGCTCCGAAGGTCGTCATGGATTTCGCCAAGACCAATGACAAGATCATTGTTCTGGGCGGCGCCATGGGAACAACCACGCTCAACGCCGATGCAGTCAAGTCGCTTGCGACCCTGCCTTCGCTCGATGAGTTGCGTGCGAAGCTGCTGGGCATGATCCAGACACCGGCTACCCGCATCGCTGGGGTTGTTGCAGCACCGGCAAGCCAGCTTGCTCGCGTGTTTGCGGCCTACGCCAAGAAGGACGAAGCCGCGTAAGGCGGTTTTTCGCTGTTTATAATCAACCGGTTCGAACCGAACAAAAGGAACTAGTAAAATGGCTGATCTCGCAAAGATCGTTGACGACCTCTCCTCGCTGACCGTTCTGGAAGCTGCAGAACTGTCGAAGCTTCTCGAAGAAAAGTGGGGCGTTTCCGCCGCTGCTCCGGTAGCTGTTGCTGCCGTTGGTGGCGGTGCTGCTGCTGCTGTCGTTGAAGAAGAAAAGACCGAATTCGACGTCATCCTCACGGATGTCGGCGCCAACAAGATCAACGTCATCAAGGAAGTCCGCGCCATCACCGGTCTCGGCCTCAAGGAAGCCAAGGATCTCGTTGAAGCCGCTCCGAAGGCTGTCAAGGAAGGCGTCAACAAGGCTGAAGCCGCTGACATCAAGAAGAAGCTTGAAGACGCTGGCGCCAAGGCCGACGTCAAGTAATCTTGAACTGCTTTTGGGAGGCAGTATTTCTACTGCCTCCCATTTGCCGTTTTTCTGAACGAATTACCCAAAAGCCGCGTCGAAACGGCTTTTGGGTAATGGGTTCTTCAAAAGGATGGTCTCCCACCGAGGGCAGCACAGCAATCCGAGCTGAGCGTTTTCCGGGGTCGGACGAGATTGAACTACTCATTGATTGACGGGATCGACTGGCCATCGGTTCCCGTCCGTTGCAGGCCCGGGTGCAAGATTTTGAAGGAGCGACGATGGCTCAGACCCTTTCGTTCAACGGTCGCAGGCGCGTACGCAAGTTTTTTGGTAAGATCCCCGAAGTCGCAGAAATGCCGAACCTCATCGAGGTTCAGAAGGCGTCCTACGACCAGTTTCTGATGGTTGAAGAGCCGAAGGGCGGCCGGCCCGATGAGGGTCTTCAGGCCGTCTTCAAGTCGGTTTTCCCGATCACCGATTTCTCCGGCGCATCGATGCTGGAATTCGTGTCCTACGAATTCGAACCGCCGAAGTTCGACGTTGACGAATGCCGTCAGCGCGACCTGACCTATGCGGCGCCGCTGAAGGTGACTCTGCGCCTCATCGTGTTCGATATAGACGAGGATACCGGCGCGAAGTCGATCAAGGACATCAAGGAACAGTCCGTCTACATGGGCGACATGCCGCTCATGACCAACAACGGCACGTTCATCGTCAACGGTACCGAGCGCGTCATCGTCTCTCAGATGCACCGTT
Protein-coding sequences here:
- the rplJ gene encoding 50S ribosomal protein L10, which translates into the protein MERAEKREFVTELNEVFKASGSVVVAHYAGATVAQMNDFRSKMRAAGGTVKVAKNRLAKIALQGTEAEGMSNLFKGQTLIAYSTDPITAPKVVMDFAKTNDKIIVLGGAMGTTTLNADAVKSLATLPSLDELRAKLLGMIQTPATRIAGVVAAPASQLARVFAAYAKKDEAA
- the rplL gene encoding 50S ribosomal protein L7/L12, with protein sequence MADLAKIVDDLSSLTVLEAAELSKLLEEKWGVSAAAPVAVAAVGGGAAAAVVEEEKTEFDVILTDVGANKINVIKEVRAITGLGLKEAKDLVEAAPKAVKEGVNKAEAADIKKKLEDAGAKADVK
- the rplK gene encoding 50S ribosomal protein L11, which codes for MAKKVAGQLKLQVKAGSANPSPPIGPALGQRGINIMEFCKAFNAATQEMEKGMPIPVVITYYQDKSFTFAMKQPPVSYWLKKEAKITSGSKTPGKGAKAGSLTKAQIKSIAEAKMKDLNAADIEGAMAMIEGSARAMGLEVVG
- the nusG gene encoding transcription termination/antitermination protein NusG, with the translated sequence MAARWYIVHAYSNFEKKVAEDIENKARQKGLEHLFEKILVPTEKVVEVRRGRKVDSERKFFPGYVMVRANLTDEAYHLIKNTPKVTGFLGSDNKPVPIPDYEAERILGQVQEGVERPKASITFEIGEQVRVSDGPFASFNGTVQDVDEERSRLKVEVSIFGRATPVELEYAQVEKV
- a CDS encoding NAD-dependent epimerase/dehydratase family protein; amino-acid sequence: MKRRILFTGGSGKAGRHAVPWLVKSGYEVHNLDLVPLDSPGVTNLIADITDSGQVFNALSMHRDFPDLDAGRGVQPFDAVVHFAAIPRILIKPDNETFRINTMGTYNVIEAAVKLGIRKIIVASSETTYGVCFAEGHRDFHQFPLEEDYDVNPMDSYGLSKVVNEKTARAFAERSGFDIYALRIGNVIEPDEYEKFPTYFAHPEMRKRIAWSYIDARDLGQICHLCVEKDGLGYQVFNAANDTVSANTPSKELAKRFFPNVPFTREIGEYEGLLSNRKIREVLGFKEEHDWRKYVKV
- the secE gene encoding preprotein translocase subunit SecE, with protein sequence MASKSNPFAFLQQVRSETSKVTWPSRRETMISTVMVLVMVVFAALFFFAADQLIGWALSFVLNTGN
- the rplA gene encoding 50S ribosomal protein L1; this encodes MAGKRTQKINEGVDPTKLYALTLAIGMVKERAVAKFDETIEVSMNLGVDPRHADQMVRGVVNLPNGTGRTVRVAVFARGAKADEAKAAGADIVGAEDLVEIVQGGKIEFDRCIATPDMMPLVGRLGKVLGPRGMMPNPKVGTVTMDVAGAVKASKGGAVEFRVEKAGIVHAGIGKASFEAKALEENIRAFADAVIKAKPAGAKGNYVKRVAISSTMGPGVKIEPGSVTGAPTA